A DNA window from Brachionichthys hirsutus isolate HB-005 chromosome 10, CSIRO-AGI_Bhir_v1, whole genome shotgun sequence contains the following coding sequences:
- the fryb gene encoding protein furry homolog, whose translation MLDPSDFIGRFTKFQPRSRKRLQIIKASPVGLKPPVPPVSGTSGERKGPVIMPPVNVDPDSKPGEFVLQSLFANFTLLSERKIRIIMAEPLEKPLNKSLQRGEDPQFDQLISSMSSLAEYCLPSILRTLFDWYKRQNGLEDESHEYRPRANTKTKNDEQQKDYLLERRDLAIDFIFSLVLIEVLKQIPLHPLLDGLIQEVINLAFKHFKYKEGYLGPNTGNMHIVADLYAEVVGVVAQSRFPAVRKKFISELKELRQKEQSPYAIQSTISLIMGLKFFRIKMYPVEDFEASFQFMQECAQYFLEVKDKDIKHSLAGLFVEILVPVAASVKNEVNVPCLRNFVESLYDTTLDLSSRKKHSLALCPLVTCLLCVSQKQFFLSRWHVFLNSCLSNLKNKDPKMARVALESLYRLLWVYMIRIKCESNTGTQSRLTSITSTLFPKGSRSVVPRDMPLNIFVKIIQFIAQERLDFAMKEIIFDLLSVGKPAKAFSLNPERMNIGLRAFLVIADALQQKDGEPPMPNTGATLPSGNSLKKKKTYLSKTLTEEEAKLIGMSLYYSQVRKSLDNILRHLDKEVGRCMMLTSVQMLNKEPEDMITGERKPKIDLFRTCVAAIPRILPDAMSKPELIDLLSRLTVHMDDELRLISQNSLQSLLLDFSDWREDVLFGYTHFLLREVQDTHQGLQDASVKLLLQLLTQWRLALQLQGKARGGIESSPRLPERSPHCSVLHAVEGLALLLLCSCQISTRKLAVGVLREIRCLFTALGHAEDDDKPMIEILDQLSPAVMDSIVHVAVSDSATLPLSHHVDLQWLVEWTARLVSSSYDVKSPSHVWIFAQCVKDPWVLCLHIFLRQEHLPKLCPTALGYAWPYVFTRLQLLLPLVDPNPVNAKKTSTAGSSDNYISLWRNYLILCLGVAKPSIMSPGHLRASTPEITATTPDGSVTYDNKVIGTPSVAWLLKQLVPLMRGDSLEITEPLVLGFGCTNALVFRELVEELHPLMKEALERRPENKRRRERRDLLRLQLLRVFELLANAGVISDSTNGALERDSLALGALFLEYVDLTRMLLEAENEKELDVLKDIRAHFSGMVANLIQCVPVHHRRFLFPQQSLRHHLFILFSQWAGPFSVMFTPLDRYSDRNHQITRYQYCALKAMSAVLCCGPVFDNVGLSTDGYLYKWLDNILACHDIRVHRLGCEVVILLLELNPDQINLFNWAVDRCFTGSYQLASGCFKAIATVCGNRNYPCDLVTLLNLVLFKASDTSREIYEISMQLMQVLESKLCVYSKRMVEQKPGNILYGTHGPLPPLYSVNLPHLSIQLASMYPELTLPLFSEVSQRFSTTHPNGRQIMLSYLLPWLSNIELVDTGLLPPASSPCTPEEDAHSQGQGLTPTLRGNGWGSLQATSLVLNNLMFMTAKYGDEVPGPEIENAWNALVSNERWSNNLRITLQFLISLCGVSSDTTLLSYIKKVVIYLCRNNTIQTMEELLFELQQTDPVNPVVLHCDNPPFYRFAASNKASTSQTGTTSSSNTVVAGQENLPDTDETKLVRESEDRRARAHNRLESRYSNSSGGSYEDEKTDPLPPYAGWLLGVLETNHPQPLPMPINGGCWAPLVDYLPETITPRGPLHRCNIAVIFMTEMVVDHSVREDWALHLPLLLHALFLGLDHYRPEVYEHSKRLLLHLLIALSCNNNFQVIASVLMLTREISDNKTLTIKSSYHTEYQQSHVPDFLREWQTSPVVDSGLSSTSNSSSASLGGGSTAGSVGHLPLVTPDDLEDLEDAPNETDDKTNKLIEFLSTSAWSTVLSLLRAFGPLWVHEDITPKNPNSKSSEQLSNFLRHVVSVFKESKSDFHLEHQLSDVALQTALCSSSRHYAGRSFQIFRALKQPINNHAVSDLVSRLVEVVGEHGDEVQGYVMEVLLTLESVVVNLAECLKNSDLMAALTSTCSPDFATCDKLMNRKSTGQLNFPGPGFAGLSSQRHQRSYSVPKKFGECGHHLSDPPRSATLDRIQACNSHGLARTGRSPGSCTSSTNRIDPSVLSDPAHVSHPSSILATVFWVAVALMESDFEFEYQMSLRLVHKLLSKVPLDRAENRERLEKLQAQLRWSGFSGIQQLLLKGFTSQATSDLTLQLFCQLTPVSRVPVVDSSQSIGFPLNVLCLLPHLVQHFGHPNQFCKESAERIAQVCLEEKHTKLSHLAHVMTLYKTRSYTRDPFSWVSVVCRYLHEAFSDITLNMVTYMAELLEKGLPSMQQSLLQIIYCLLSHMDLTSVQVKQFNADVTKTIEKFVQTVHWKDALNILKLVVSRSASLVHPVYGHSQGDLSNLEVSRVWDGSAKALPGKTLDFTFDISETPVIGRRFDELQGSGGREGKARAMAVTRSTSSTSSGSNSNTILVPVSWRRPQSSQKRTREKLVNVLSLCGQEVGLTKNPSVIFSSCGDLDMMEVRESGVSSEEGGTREDTLDDTASEQQFRVFRDFDFLDVELEDGEELQGETVDNFNWGVRRRSLDSTELGELLEESQHSGSTPSLGHEDPHGSDESSEEEESSTSQSLSHSQLTNPSPSEETNHTDSLSTSYDTPADPPSLNAPPQGQRGRHDDHSGLHGRVCGDDEDTQAQDDELSLSTCELPHGSDCGESFTLELPGQPQDQLRNLDHRLNPDYYQPQLDFLDPNYLPSLRDDVDDLEDLGFPPPPSPFFSAILAAFQPTVCDDAEEAWRCHINQLVTDSDGSCAVHTFQVFSSLFKNIQGKFCLLTTDVASYLGEGLRGIGSKFLRSSQMLTTCSDCPTIYIDADTVMSYGLLEKMKFSALELQEFLDTYNTREDAALSWLRNCKDTFPRCPGDSVVTCQPGDSEEKQMESLAQLELCQRLYKLHFQLLLLFQSYCSLIGQVHAISSVPELLNMSRELSDLKTSLQTAEAAVASELEHKHLAHSHTHATLMSAMVVPNFPSSESAVQAILECLKNHEFTKAVRYIQEFRRQWPHSVFGGSSESEVQTLLNVYFRHQTLGQTGTIALVGSRQDLSLICSKLLELNGEIHEMIRRAQGYRVVTTYLPDSSASGTSL comes from the exons ATTCCCGGCGGTGAGGAAGAAGTTCATCTCCGAGCTGAAGGAGCTGAGACAGAAGGAGCAGAGCCCCTACGCCATCCAGTCCACCATCAGTCTCATCATGGGACTCAAGTTCTTCCGCATCAAAATGTATCCAGTGGAAGACTTTGAAGCCTCTTTCCAGTTCATGCAG GAGTGTGCACAGTATTTCCTGGAAGTGAAGGACAAAGACATTAAACACTCATTAGCTGGACTCTTTGTGGAGATACTTGTACCTGTAGCTGCT TCTGTGAAGAATGAGGTGAATGTGCCGTGTTTACGAAACTTTGTAGAGAGTTTGTACGATACCACACTGGACCTGTCCTCTAGGAAGAAACACTCGCTG GCTCTGTGTCCTCTGGTGACCTGCCTGCTCTGCGTCAGTCAGAAGCAGTTCTTCCTCAGCCGCTGGCACGTTTTCCTTAACAGCTGCCTGTCAAACCTCAAG AACAAAGACCCCAAAATGGCCCGTGTGGCGCTGGAGTCCCTGTACCGCCTGCTGTGGGTCTACATGATCCGAATAAAGTGTGAGAGCAACACTGGAACCCAGAG TCGTCTGACGTCCATCACCTCCACTCTGTTCCCCAAAGGCAGTCGTAGCGTTGTGCCCAGAGACATGCCTCTTAATATTTTTGTTAAGATCATACAGTTTATTGCCCAG GAGAGGCTGGATTTTGCCATGAAGGAGATCATATTTGACCTGCTGAGTGTCGGGAAACCTGCCAAAGCCTTCAGCCTCAACCCCGAG CGTATGAATATAGGCTTGCGGGCATTCCTGGTGATTGCAGATGCGCTCCAGCAGAAGGACGGAGAGCCTCCCATGCCCAATACAGGAGCCACCCTACCCTCTGGGAActctctgaagaagaagaaaacctaTCTCAGCAAGACACTGACTGAAGAGGAAGCTAAACTgatag GCATGTCCTTGTACTACTCCCAGGTGCGAAAGTCCCTTGACAACATCCTGAGACACTTGGACAAGGAAGTGGGTCGTTGTATGATGCTCACCAGTGTCCAGATGCTCAACAAAGAACCTGAAGACATGATCAC TGGTGAAAGGAAGCCTAAGATTGACCTGTTTAGGACGTGTGTCGCTGCCATCCCTCGAATCCTGCCTGATGCTATGTCTAAACCTGAGCTCATTGACCTGCTCTCACG ACTTACCGTCCACATGGATGATGAGCTCCGTCTTATTTCCCAGAACTCCTTGCAGAGCTTGCTGCTCGATTTCTCAGACTGGAGGGAGGATGTCCTGTTTGGTTACACTCATTTCCTTTTGCGTGAG GTCCAAGACACTCATCAGGGTCTTCAGGATGCATCTGTaaagctgctcctgcagctgctcacaCAGTGGAGGTTAGCGCTGCAGCTCCAGGGAAAGGCACGAGGTGGAATTGAG TCCAGCCCTCGGCTGCCAGAAAGAAGCCCCCATTGCTCGGTGCTCCATGCGGTTGAGGGCctggctctgctgctcctctgctcaTGTCAGATCAGCACCAGGAAGCTGGCGGTCGGTGTGTTGAGAGAAATCCGCTGCCTCTTCACTGCTCTGGGACATGCTGAG GATGATGACAAACCCATGATAGAGATCCTGGACCAGCTGAGCCCGGCTGTAATGGATAGCATTGTGCATGTGGCTGTTTCTGACTCT gCCACCTTGCCTCTCAGTCACCACGTTGACCTGCAGTGGCTGGTGGAGTGGACCGCTCGGCTGGTTAGCAGCTCCTACGACGTGAAGAGCCCCAGCCACGTGTGGATCTTTGCCCAATGTGTGAAGGACCCGTGGGTGCTCTGTCTACACATTTTCCTACGGCAGGAGCACCTGCCCAAACTCTGCCCCACCGCCCTGGGTTATGCCTGGCCCTACGTTTTCACACGgctacagctgctgctgccactggTTGATCCCAA TCCAGTGAACGCCAAGAAGACGAGCACAGCAGGCTCCAGCGACAACTACATCTCTCTGTGGCGGAACTACCTGATCCTGTGTCTCGGTGTGGCTAAGCCAAGCATCATGTCTCCCGGTCACCTCAGAGCTTCCACGCCCGAGATCACCGCCACCACACCCGACGGCAGCGTCACCTACGACAACAag GTGATTGGCACCCCCTCAGTCGCCTGGCTTTTAAAACAGCTTGTCCCACTGATGAGAGGAGACAGTCTGGAGATCACAGAGCCTCTGGTGCTGGGGTTCGGATGCACAAACGCTCTGGTCTTCAG GGAGCTCGTTGAAGAACTCCACCCACTGATGAAGGAGGCGCTGGAGCGTAGGCCCGAG AACAAGCGGcgcagagagaggagggatctcctcaggctgcagctgctgagggtCTTTGAACTCTTGGCCAATGCAGGAGTTATCAGTGACAG CACCAATGGAGCACTGGAGCGGGACTCCCTGGCGCTCGGTGCCTTGTTCCTGGAGTATGTGGATCTCACTCGGATGCTTTTGGAGGCTGAGAACGAGAAAGAGTTGGATGTGCTTAAAGACATTAGAGCCCATTTCAGTGGAATGGTGGCTAATCTCATCCAGTGTGTTCCTG TCCACCACAGGCGCTTTCTATTCCCTCAACAGTCTCTGAGACACcatctcttcatcctcttcagcCAGTGGGCTGGACCATTCAGCGTCATGTTCACTCCTCTGGATCGTTACAGCGATCGCAACCACCAGATCACTCGTTACCAGTACTGTGCTCTAAAG GCCATGTCAGCAGTTCTGTGTTGCGGCCCAGTGTTTGACAATGTGGGCCTCTCCACTGATGGTTATCTCTACAAATGGCTTGACAACATCTTGGCCTGCCATGACATACGG GTGCACCGTTTAGGCTGTGAGGTTGTCATCCTGCTCTTAGAGTTGAACCCAGACCAAATCAATCTGTTCAACTGGGCGGTGGACCGCTGCTTCACTGGATCGTACCAGCTGGCATCCGGCTGCTTCAAGGCCATAGCCACAGTCTGTGGTAACAG GAATTACCCGTGTGACCTTGTGACCTTGCTAAATTTGGTTTTATTTAAGGCTTCAGACACTAGCAGGGAAATATATGAGATCTCCATGCAGCTGATGCAG GTGCTGGAGTCTAAGCTGTGTGTGTACTCTAAGCGGATGGTGGAACAAAAGCCTGGAAACATTCTGTATGGAACGCATggacccctccctcccctgtaCAGCGTCAACCTGCctcatctctccatccagcTGGCCAGCATGTACCCAGAGCTCACGCTGCCTCTTTTCTCAG AGGTGAGTCAGCGTTTCTCAACTACCCACCCCAATGGCAGACAGATTATGCTGTCCTACCTGCTACCCTGGCTTAGTAACATTGAGCTAGTGGATACAGGCCTCCTGCCTCCTGCTTCAAGCCCTTGCACACCAGAGGAAGACGCTCACAGTCAGGGGCAGGGTCTGACCCCCACTCTGAGAGGCAACGGCTGGGGCTCCCTGCAGGCGACCTCGCTAGTGCTCAACAACCTCATGTTCATGACTGCTAAG TACGGGGATGAGGTTCCTGGTCCGGAGATTGAGAATGCCTGGAATGCTTTGGTGTCCAACGAGAGGTGGAGCAACAATCTACGCATCACCCTGCAGTTCCTCATCAGCCTGTGTGGAGTCAGCAGCGACACGACGCTGCTTTCTTAT ATCAAGAAGGTTGTGATTTACCTTTGTCGAAACAACACCATTCAGAccatggaggagctgctgttcGAGCTGCAGCAGACGGACCCCGTCAACCCTGTGGTGTTGCACTGTGACAACCCTCCCTTCTATCGCTTCGCCGCCAGCAACAAAGCCTCCACCtcacagacag GAACCACGTCCAGCAGCAACACCGTGGTAGCTGGCCAGGAGAACCTGCCAGACACAGATGAGACCAAACTGGTCAGAGAGAGCGAGGATCG CAGGGCCAGGGCTCACAACAGACTGGAGTCTCGCTATAGCAACAGCTCTGGAGGCTCCTACGAGGATGAAAAGA CTGACCCACTACCACCGTATGCTGGTTGGCTGTTGGGCGTCCTGGAGACCAACCATCCTCAACCTTTACCCATGCCCATTAATGGAGGCTGCTGGGCTCCTTTGGTTGACTACCTTCCAGAAACCATCACACCGAGAGGACCGCTGCACAG GTGTAACATTGCAGTGATCTTTATGACTGAAATGGTGGTGGACCACAGCGTGAGGGAGGACTGGGCTCTGCACCTGCCCCTGCTGCTTCACGCCCTTTTCTTGG GTCTGGACCACTATCGACCAGAGGTTTATGAACACAGCAAGcgactcctcctccacctcctcatcgCTCTCTCCTGCAACAACAACTTCCAG GTAATTGCTTCTGTTCTGATGCTGACAAGAGAGATCAGTGACAACAAGACTCTCACCATCAAGTCCAGCTACCACACTGAGTACCAGCAATCGC ACGTACCTGATTTCCTGCGAGAGTGGCAGACATCTCCTGTGGTGGACTCTGGCCTCAGCTCCACCTCCAATTCTTCCTCTGCCAGTCTGGGCGGTGGCAGCACTGCAGGCAGCGTTGGACATTTGCCCCTTGTCACACCTGACGACCTGGAGGACCTTGAAGATGCGCCCAATGAAACCgatgacaaaacaaacaaactcatcGAGTTCCTCTCcaccag TGCCTGGAGTACTGTGTTGTCGTTGCTCAGAGCATTTGGGCCACTGTGGGTGCACGAGGACATCACACCAAAGAACCCCAACTCCAAAAGCTCGGAGCAGCTCTCCAACTTCCTACGCCACGTCGTCTCTGTTTTCAAGGAGTCGAAATCAG ACTTTCACCTGGAGCACCAGCTGAGCGACGTGGCTTTACAGACGGCTCTGTGCAGCTCCTCACGCCACTATGCCGGGCGCTCTTTCCAGATTTTCAGAGCCCTCAAGCAGCCAATCAACAACCACGCCGTCTCTGACCTGGTATCGCGACTCGTCGAGGTGGTGGGAGAACATGGGGACGAGGTGCAG GGCTATGTGATGGAGGTGCTCTTGACCCTGGAATCAGTGGTAGTGAATCTAGCAGAATGTCTGAAAAACAGCGACCTTATGGCTGCGCTAACCAG TACATGCTCTCCAGACTTTGCCACTTGTGACAAATTGATGAACCGAAAAAGCACAGGTCAGTTGAACTTCCCTGGCCCAGGATTTGCTGGTCTGTCTTCACAGCGTCACCAGCGCTCCTACTCTGTTCCCAAGAAGTTCGGTGAGTGTGGCCACCACTTGAGTGATCCTCCCCGGAGCGCAACTCTGGACCGCATACAG gcCTGCAACAGTCACGGCCTCGCCCGAACAGGAAGGAGCCCTGGATCCTGCACATCGTCGACCAATCGCATTGATCCCAGTGTTCTGTCGGACCCGGCCCATGTTTCCCATCCCTCCTCAATACTGGCCACAGTCTTTTGGGTGGCAGTTGCACTCATGGAGTCTGACTTTGAGTTTGAATATCAGATGTCACTTCGCCTTGTTCACAAGTTACTATCAAAG GTGCCCTTAGACAGAGCAGAGAATCGCGAACGCCTTGAGAAGCTGCAGGCTCAGCTGAGGTGGAGTGGATTCTCTGGAATCCAGCAGCTGCTATTGAAGGGTTTTACCTCTCaagcgacctctgacctcaccctGCAGCTCTTCTGCCAGCTTACACCAGTCTCCCGTGTGCCTGTTGTCGACAGTTCACAGTCTATAG GTTTCCCTCTGAATGTGCTCTGTCTCCTGCCTCACCTGGTGCAGCACTTTGGCCACCCAAATCAGTTTTGTAAGGAGAGTGCTGAGAGGATTGCTCAG GTGTGTTTGGAGGAAAAGCACACAAAGTTGTCGCATTTGGCTCATGTGATGACACTTTATAAAACACGGTCCTACACACGGGACCCTTTCTCCTGGGTCAGTGTGGTCTGCCGCTACCTCCATGAAGCTTTCTCCGACATTACGCTCAACATGGTCACCTATATGGCTGAA ctgctggagaagggccttcccagcatgcaacagtcacTTCTCCAGATCATCTACTGTCTGCTCAGCCACATGGACCTGACTTCCGTACAAGTCAAACAGTTCAACGCTGATGTCACCAAGACCATTGAGAAGTTTGTCCAG ACTGTACATTGGAAGGATGCCTTAAACATCCTGAAACTGGTGGTGTCACGCTCTGCCAGTCTAGTCCATCCGGTGTATGGCCACTCACAGGGGGATCTGTCCAACCTCGAGGTCAGCAGGGTGTGGGACGGTTCAGCCAAGGCGTTGCCTGGGAAAACACTGGACTTCACCTTTGACATCTCTGAG ACTCCCGTTATTGGTCGCCGGTTTGATGAGCTCCAGGGTTCAGGTGGTAGAGAGGGGAAGGCCAGAGCCATGGCCGTAACCCGCAGTacatcctccacctcctccggaTCAAACTCCAACACCATCCTGGTACCCGTCAGCTGGAGGCGACCACAGTCTTCTCAG AAAAGAACCAGGGAGAAGCTGGTGaatgttttgtctctttgtggACAAGAAGTCGGACTCACAAAGAACCCGTCC GTGATCTTCTCGTCGTGTGGTGACTTGGACATGATGGAGGTGCGGGAGAGCGGCGTGTCATCGGAGGAGGGTGGGACCAGGGAAGACACGCTGGACGACACCGCCAGTGAGCAGCAGTTCAGGGTTTTCCGAGACTTTGACTTCCTTGACGTGGAGCTGGAGGACGGAGAG GAGCTCCAG GGTGAGACTGTTGATAACTTTAATTGGGGTGTGCGGCGGCGATCTCTGGACAGCACCGAGTTGGGTGAACTGCTGGAGGAGAGCCAGCACTCTGGCAGCACCCCGAGTCTGGGTCATGAGGATCCCCACGGTTCAGACGAGTCCTCTGAAGAAGAGGAGTCTTCGACCAGTCAgagtctctctcactctcagcTT ACAAATCCCTCTCCATCAGAGGAAACCAATCACACCGATTCTCTGTCTACTTCTTACGATACGCCTGCCGACCCGCCATCACTAAATGCCCCTCCCCAGGGCCAAAGAGGACGCCACGATGATCACAGTGGCCTACAT GGAAGGGTTTGCGGTGACGATGAGGACACACAGGCACAAGATGACGAGCTGTCACTGAGCACCTGTGAGCTCCCTCATGGCTCGGACTGCGGAGAAAGCTTTACTCTAGAGTTGCCCGGGCAACCTCAGGATCAGCTGCGCAATCTGGACCACAGGCTCAACCCAGACTACTACCAACCTCAACTGGACTTTCTGGACCCCAACTACCTGCCCAG TTTACGTGATGATGTCGATGACTTGGAGGACCTTggttttcctccccccccctctccatttTTCTCTGCCATCTTGGCGGCCTTCCAACCCACAGTCTGTGACGATGCCGAGGAGGCGTGGCGTTGTCATATCAACCAGCTAGTAACTGACTCAGATGGGTCCTGTGCCGTCCACACCTTTCAAGTCTTCTCATCGCTCTTTAAG AACATCCAGGGTAAATTCTGCCTCTTGACAACTGATGTTGCCAGTTACCTTGGAGAGGGCTTAAGGGGCATCGGGTCCAAGTTCCTCAGGTCGTCACAGATGCTAACCACATGCTCAGATTGTCCCACAATCTACATCGACGCTGATACG GTCATGTCCTATGGGCTCCTTGAAAAGATGAAGTTCAGTGCATTGGAGCTGCAGGAGTTTCTGGACACCTACAACACCAGAGAGGACGCCGCTCTATCG TGGCTGAGAAACTGTAAGGACACTTTTCCCAGGTGTCCTGGTGACAGTGTGGTCACCTGCCAGCCCGGAGACTCAGAGGAGAAG CAAATGGAGTCTCTTGCA CAATTAGAGCTTTGTCAGAGACTCTACAAGCTGCATTTCCAGCTTCTCCTACTCTTCCAATCCTACTGCTCGCTCATTGGACAAGTTCACGCCATCAGCTCTGTGCCTGAG TTGCTGAACATGTCCCGAGAGCTGTCGGATCTGAAGACCAGCCTGCAGACAGCAGAGGCGGCTGTAGCCAGTGAACTCGAACACAAACACTTGGCCCACAGTCACACGCACGCCACCCTGATGTCAGCCATGGTTGTCCCCAATTTCCCCTCCTCAGAGTCAGCGGTGCAGGCCATACTGGAGTGCCTTAAGAACCACGAGTTCACCAAAGCTGTGCGCTACATCCAGGAGTTCAG GAGGCAGTGGCCCCACAGCGTGTTTGGGGGGAGTTCAGAGAGCGAGGTCCAGACCCTGCTCAATGTTTACTTTCGCCACCAGACGCTGGGCCAGACCGGCACCATTGCCCTGGTTGGCTCCCGCCAGGACCTCAGCCTGATCTGCTCCAAGCTGCTGGAGCTCAACGGGGAGATTCACGAGATGATTCGCCGCGCTCAGGGTTACCGGGTTGTCACAACCTACCTCCCCGATTCCAGCGCCTCCGGGACCAGCCTCTGA
- the zar1l gene encoding protein ZAR1-like, giving the protein MEGFLPYDACGNPDCPPGSQGSGWAKPGSRFITPQGLNYLDLCKAIIAQVGPGAPPLRKRANTKECGVQVNGKVDKIIQCSLGPKTLLCWGEGGEHRERAQAPKPDESAPCKLRFVYAPVFERKAPSPKELRDRGGSEEDAEQADSDGDAETDPSCGETAKDSETTFLRSSSQGSNFQFLEQRYGFFHCKQCNIRWESAYVWCISGTSKVYYKQLCRKCQVGFNPYRVESILCRGCSQTCCSCEKKQRHINMKRPHRQDLCCRCKGMVLSCDTTYSYKYIV; this is encoded by the exons ATGGAGGGGTTTCTGCCGTACGACGCCTGCGGCAACCCGGACTGCCCCCCCGGATCTCAGGGCAGCGGCTGGGCGAAGCCAGGAAGCCGCTTCATCACGCCCCAGGGCCTGAACTACCTGGACCTCTGCAAGGCCATCATAGCCCAGGTCGGCCCCGGCGCGCCTCCTCTGCGCAAGAGGGCAAATACCAAAGAGTGCGGCGTGCAGGTCAACGGCAAAGTGGATAAGATCATCCAGTGCTCGCTGGGTCCCAAGACGCTGCTctgctggggggaggggggcgagcATCGTGAGCGCGCCCAAGCCCCGAAGCCGGACGAGAGCGCGCCGTGCAAACTGCGCTTCGTTTACGCGCCGGTGTTCGAGCGCAAGGCCCCCTCCCCGAAGGAACTGCGCGACCGCGGCGGAAGCGAGGAAGATGCTGAGCAGGCGGACTCTGACGGGGATGCTGAGACGGATCCGAGTTGCGGAGAAACCGCGAAGGACTCGGAGACAACTTTCCTCAGATCTTCTTCTCAGGGCTCCAACTTTCAG TTCCTGGAGCAGAGGTACGGCTTCTTTCACTGCAAACAGTGTAATATCCGGTGGGAGAGTGCTTACGTGTGGTGCATCTCTGGGACCAGCAAG GTGTACTACAAGCAGCTGTGCCGGAAGTGTCAGGTGGGATTCAACCCCTACAGAGTGGAGTCCATCCTCTGCAGG GGTTGCTCTCAGACTTGCTGCAGCTGTGAGAAGAAGCAGAGGCACATCAACATGAAGAGGCCTCACCGCCAGGACCTGTGCTGCCGCTGTAAGGGCATGGTGCTGTCCTGTGACACTACCTACAGCTACAAATACATCGTCTGA